From a single Andrena cerasifolii isolate SP2316 chromosome 8, iyAndCera1_principal, whole genome shotgun sequence genomic region:
- the LOC143372082 gene encoding kinesin-like protein KIF12 isoform X4 — MSRDLVVIDTGSQSLAAGRAANMPTLFPSARSGFQSGVSWLKGGRMVLVKDPSPTRGGSPQKENAGKEKRKGRLSRGNSPTDQTASRGNSPGKGGYVVKRVVKSSLQRSRGNETGSIERLVDGDKRVIATKHLLPENNINVVVRVRPLSGKEIKAGEDMAVQFPGDGQIYCEGSPSSGDKKGKLFSYNVVFEPTASQEDILQFSGVKKLVEMAVEGFNCTAFCYGQTGSGKTHTLTGPPAMTEKVNHYSEENGLVFRSFVYLFKLLQERQQCNFVLKASFLEIYNEKVIDLLNPGTSRKPLMVRWSKKTRGFFVENLFTVECEELDDLLAVLEEGMRNRSVGAHNMNDHSSRSHSILTVNITSEQQMDNSVFISKQGKINFVDLAGSEMTKKTQSEGKTLEEANNINKSLMVLGYCISSLSDGKRKGGHIPYRDSKLTKLLADSLAGNGVTLMVACVSPARSNASETLNTLRYAARVKKIRTKPIVVMDSREALILSLKREVGALQTENEHLRAALHLSADSQNTVRSESKAERKLPLTPPVVDLDKLSEMERPELSQLIHAYITENEALRRENAELYATREQVIRDQELVCRENERLLKKLEDVNSFYYCRVCCRSPIIPARPTYSAELLNDSNNEDAPGATNVWTNPNVEPTPLSSDMIRRGLYRSASSMPEKIQKELDKRRIVGSYNNIAEAYKDKSHHRRNNSWDNGNGATRMSPDPTVSPVHVNQTAWQQVQKGEPAPDIDSP; from the exons ATGTCCCGTGACCTCGTTGTTATCGATACGGGGAGTCAATCGCTGGCCGCCGGTCGGGCAGCCAATATGCCGACACTTTTTCCGA GTGCGCGCTCCGGTTTCCAAAGCGGCGTTTCTTGGTTGAAAGGTGGACGAATGGTGCTGGTGAAAGATCCGTCGCCCACCCGAGGCGGGAGCCCCCAGAAAGAAAATGCGGGTAAGGAAAAAAGGAAGGGCCGCCTGTCGCGTGGCAATAGTCCAACGGATCAGACTGCGTCGAGGGGGAACAGTCCAGGGAAGGGCGGTTACGTCGTCAAGAGGGTGGTGAAGAGCAGCTTGCAGCGGTCCAGAGGAAACGA GACCGGCAGCATCGAGAGGCTGGTAGACGGTGACAAGAGAGTGATCGCCACGAAACACTTGCTTCCAGAGAACAACATAAATGTTGTCGTCAG AGTTCGTCCACTTAGCGGTAAGGAAATTAAGGCCGGCGAGGACATGGCCGTGCAATTCCCCGGAGATGGCCAGATATAT TGCGAGGGATCGCCGAGCAGCGGGGACAAGAAGGGCAAATTATTTTCGTACAATGTCGTCTTCGAGCCCACGGCCAGTCAGGAAGACATATTACAGTTCTCCGGTGTCAAGAAGCTCGTCGAAATGGCGGTGGAAGGGTTCAACTGTACCGCCTTCTGCTACGGGCAAACAGGGAGCGGGAAAACTCACACCCTCACTGGACCTCCGGCAATG ACCGAAAAGGTGAACCATTACTCGGAGGAAAACGGCCTGGTCTTCCGGTCTTTCGTCTACCTATTCAAGCTCCTGCAGGAACGACAGCAGTGCAACTTCGTCCTGAAGGCCTCCTTTCTGGAGATCTATAACGAGAAG GTAATAGATCTGCTGAATCCTGGCACGTCGAGGAAACCGCTGATGGTTCGATGGAGCAAAAAGACGAGAGGCTTCTTCGTCGAGAATCTTTTCACCGTCGAGTGCGAGGAGCTTGACGACCTTCTGGCGGTTCTCGAAGAAG GGATGAGGAACCGATCTGTCGGCGCGCACAACATGAACGATCACTCCAGCAGAAGTCACAGTATCCTCACGGTTAACATCACATCCGAGCAACAA ATGGACAACAGCGTGTTCATCTCGAAGCAAGGGAAAATCAATTTCGTGGATCTGGCTGGCAGCGAGATGACGAAGAAGACGCAGAGCGAGGGGAAGACTCTGGAGGAGGCGAACAACATTAATAAAAGTCTCATGGTTCTAG GCTATTGTATATCCTCCCTGAGCGATGGGAAGCGCAAGGGTGGCCATATTCCTTATCGGGACAGCAAGCTGACCAAACTGTTGGCCGACAGCTTGGCGGGGAATGGTGTCACGCTGATG GTCGCCTGCGTTTCGCCAGCACGATCAAACGCGAGTGAAACGCTGAACACCTTGAGGTACGCGGCGAGGGTGAAGAAGATTCGAACGAAACCGATCGTAGTGATG GACTCCAGGGAGGCTCTGATTCTCAGTCTTAAACGCGAGGTGGGAGCTCTTCAGACAGAAAACGAGCATCTGAGGGCGGCCCTGCATCTCAGCGCCGACAGTCAGAACACCGTTCGTAGCGAATCCAAAG CCGAGAGGAAATTGCCTTTAACACCGCCAGTGGTGGACCTGGACAAACTGTCCGAAATGGAGCGGCCGGAGCTGAGCCAGCTGATACACGCCTACATAACCGAGAACGAGGCCCTTCGGCGGGAGAACGCGGAACTGTACGCCACCAGGGAGCAAGTGATACGGGACCAGGAACTCGTTTGCAGGGAGAACGAGAGGCTGCTGAAGAAACTGGAGGACGTTAACTC GTTCTATTACTGCAGAGTGTGCTGCCGGTCGCCGATCATACCCGCCAGGCCTACCTACTCGGCGGAACTGCTCAACGACAGCAACAACGAGGACGCGCCCGGCGCGACCAACGTTTGGACCAACCCCAACGTGGAGCCCACCCCTCTTTCCAGC GACATGATCAGGCGAGGGCTATACAGATCAGCGAGCAGCATGCCGGAGAAGATACAGAAGGAGCTGGACAAGCGAAGAATCGTGGGAAGCTACAACAATATAGCCGAGGCCTACAAGGACAAGAGCCATCATCGCCGAAACAATTCGTGGGACAATGGAAACGGCGCGACGAGAATGAGCCCTGATCCAACGGTGTCGCCTGTACACGTCAACCA